The Carassius carassius chromosome 34, fCarCar2.1, whole genome shotgun sequence genome has a segment encoding these proteins:
- the LOC132115091 gene encoding T-box-containing protein TBX6L-like isoform X1 has product MQAIRDLKHNFSLPPPPSMAGAGDSYHHGNIRMTLEDPELWRSFHEIGTEMIITKPGRRMFPHCKISLSGLVPYAKYILLVDMVPEDGLRYKWNKDKWEVAGKAEPQLPYRTYLHPDSPAPGSHWMKQSVSFLKLKLTNNALDQHGHIILHSMHRYHPRFHIVQADDLYSVRWSVFQTFTFPETSFTAVTAYQNTKITKLKIDHNPFAKGFRDECTNSKRRANRSLDPERVVKKINLSKDSDHESPQDIQRSSCEGLDNEHMGRKDPEMKAERYSPWEGAGDRDNGHAVRAESPLSSDPRDMYSSEQLVPGQNTYQPYSRFHEYGKSPSPASSSVGSRSGCGSRSSFESRVPDVATVPDQDASSKTSAPEFTLPSCPPHASAGHQDYAGVLNMAITQAKPGVLGHHPLYTPYSTEQSLGQWSGAASTQYPPPPPPHHHLPTEYSAQAVHHGYHHGNVGDWSQYPLFSYSCW; this is encoded by the exons ATGCAGGCTATCAGAG ACCTCAAGCACAATTTCAGTCTCCCTCCTCCACCTTCCATGGCTGGAGCCGGGGATTCCTATCACCACGGAAACATTCGAATGACTCTGGAGGATCCCGAGCTGTGGAGATCCTTCCATGAGATTGGCACTGAGATGATCATAACCAAACCTGGCAG GAGGATGTTTCCACACTGCAAAATCAGCTTGTCTGGATTGGTGCCATATGCAAAGTACATCTTACTGGTGGACATGGTGCCAGAAGATGGTCTCCGATATAAG TGGAACAAGGACAAGTGGGAGGTTGCTGGTAAGGCTGAGCCTCAGTTGCCGTACAGGACATACCTACACCCTGATTCTCCAGCGCCCGGCAGCCACTGGATGAAACAGTCTGTGTCTTTCCTCAAACTCAAGCTTACAAACAATGCCCTGGACCAGCATGGACAT ATAATCCTTCACTCCATGCACCGCTACCATCCGCGTTTCCATATCGTTCAGGCTGATGATCTGTACAGTGTGCGCTGGAGCGTCTTCCAAACCTTTACCTTCCCCGAGACCTCATTCACTGCTGTCACTGCATACCAGAACACAAAG ATCACAAAGCTGAAAATCGACCACAACCCCTTTGCCAAGGGATTCAGAGATGAGTGCACAAACTCTAAAAG acgagCAAACAGAAGTCTTGATCCTGAGAGAGTTGTAAAGAAGATCAACTTGTCCAAAGACTCAGATCATGAAAGCCCACAAG ATATCCAGCGGTCCTCATGCGAGGGTCTGGACAATGAACATATGGGCCGTAAGGATCCTGAGATGAAGGCCGAGCGCTACTCACCATGGGAAGGTGCAGGCGACCGGGACAATGGCCATGCTGTCCGTGCCGAGTCCCCTCTAAGCTCGGACCCTCGAGACATGTACAGCTCCGAACAGCTCGTGCCGGGACAGAACACATACCAGCCTTACAG CAGATTTCATGAATACGGTAAGTCCCCCTCGCCGGCCTCGTCCAGTGTTGGCAGCAGAAGTGGATGTGGGAGCCGCTCCAGCTTTGAGTCCCGTGTGCCGGATGTTGCCACCGTGCCTGATCAAGACGCCTCCAGCAAGACCTCCGCCCCTGAGTTCACTCTGCCTTCCTGCCCACCACATGCCTCAGCGGGGCACCAGGACTATGCAGGGGTGCTGAACATGGCTATAACCCAGGCCAAGCCAGGTGTGCTGGGCCACCATCCTCTCTACACGCCCTACAGCACAGAACAGTCTCTGGGACAGTGGAGCGGGGCAGCGTCCACACAATACCCCCCTCCTCCACCTCCCCATCACCACCTACCCACCGAATACAGCGCCCAGGCCGTCCATCATGGCTATCACCACGGAAATGTAGGGGACTGGAGCCAATACCCACTGTTCTCTTACTCGTGCTGGTGA
- the LOC132115091 gene encoding T-box-containing protein TBX6L-like isoform X2 translates to MQAIRDLKHNFSLPPPPSMAGAGDSYHHGNIRMTLEDPELWRSFHEIGTEMIITKPGRRMFPHCKISLSGLVPYAKYILLVDMVPEDGLRYKWNKDKWEVAGKAEPQLPYRTYLHPDSPAPGSHWMKQSVSFLKLKLTNNALDQHGHIILHSMHRYHPRFHIVQADDLYSVRWSVFQTFTFPETSFTAVTAYQNTKITKLKIDHNPFAKGFRDECTNSKRRANRSLDPERVVKKINLSKDSDHESPQDIQRSSCEGLDNEHMGRKDPEMKAERYSPWEGAGDRDNGHAVRAESPLSSDPRDMYSSEQLVPGQNTYQPYRFHEYGKSPSPASSSVGSRSGCGSRSSFESRVPDVATVPDQDASSKTSAPEFTLPSCPPHASAGHQDYAGVLNMAITQAKPGVLGHHPLYTPYSTEQSLGQWSGAASTQYPPPPPPHHHLPTEYSAQAVHHGYHHGNVGDWSQYPLFSYSCW, encoded by the exons ATGCAGGCTATCAGAG ACCTCAAGCACAATTTCAGTCTCCCTCCTCCACCTTCCATGGCTGGAGCCGGGGATTCCTATCACCACGGAAACATTCGAATGACTCTGGAGGATCCCGAGCTGTGGAGATCCTTCCATGAGATTGGCACTGAGATGATCATAACCAAACCTGGCAG GAGGATGTTTCCACACTGCAAAATCAGCTTGTCTGGATTGGTGCCATATGCAAAGTACATCTTACTGGTGGACATGGTGCCAGAAGATGGTCTCCGATATAAG TGGAACAAGGACAAGTGGGAGGTTGCTGGTAAGGCTGAGCCTCAGTTGCCGTACAGGACATACCTACACCCTGATTCTCCAGCGCCCGGCAGCCACTGGATGAAACAGTCTGTGTCTTTCCTCAAACTCAAGCTTACAAACAATGCCCTGGACCAGCATGGACAT ATAATCCTTCACTCCATGCACCGCTACCATCCGCGTTTCCATATCGTTCAGGCTGATGATCTGTACAGTGTGCGCTGGAGCGTCTTCCAAACCTTTACCTTCCCCGAGACCTCATTCACTGCTGTCACTGCATACCAGAACACAAAG ATCACAAAGCTGAAAATCGACCACAACCCCTTTGCCAAGGGATTCAGAGATGAGTGCACAAACTCTAAAAG acgagCAAACAGAAGTCTTGATCCTGAGAGAGTTGTAAAGAAGATCAACTTGTCCAAAGACTCAGATCATGAAAGCCCACAAG ATATCCAGCGGTCCTCATGCGAGGGTCTGGACAATGAACATATGGGCCGTAAGGATCCTGAGATGAAGGCCGAGCGCTACTCACCATGGGAAGGTGCAGGCGACCGGGACAATGGCCATGCTGTCCGTGCCGAGTCCCCTCTAAGCTCGGACCCTCGAGACATGTACAGCTCCGAACAGCTCGTGCCGGGACAGAACACATACCAGCCTTACAG ATTTCATGAATACGGTAAGTCCCCCTCGCCGGCCTCGTCCAGTGTTGGCAGCAGAAGTGGATGTGGGAGCCGCTCCAGCTTTGAGTCCCGTGTGCCGGATGTTGCCACCGTGCCTGATCAAGACGCCTCCAGCAAGACCTCCGCCCCTGAGTTCACTCTGCCTTCCTGCCCACCACATGCCTCAGCGGGGCACCAGGACTATGCAGGGGTGCTGAACATGGCTATAACCCAGGCCAAGCCAGGTGTGCTGGGCCACCATCCTCTCTACACGCCCTACAGCACAGAACAGTCTCTGGGACAGTGGAGCGGGGCAGCGTCCACACAATACCCCCCTCCTCCACCTCCCCATCACCACCTACCCACCGAATACAGCGCCCAGGCCGTCCATCATGGCTATCACCACGGAAATGTAGGGGACTGGAGCCAATACCCACTGTTCTCTTACTCGTGCTGGTGA